In Synchiropus splendidus isolate RoL2022-P1 chromosome 11, RoL_Sspl_1.0, whole genome shotgun sequence, the DNA window tcccccgtaaCTTGTTTGACACGCGACAGTAAGGCGCATTTGTACTCAGCGTGGGTTCCTAGTAAAAGTTGTTGGAGAATTCAGTGATGTAAACATTCAATTTTTTGTGTGTTACAGAGGAGTAGATAGATAAACTACGAGAGAGCGAGATTATCCGTCAACGAAAAAGGgagccaggtttttttttcccggcGGGACGGACCGCTAAGGCCTCGCACCCGCGGACAGACAGGAAGCGATACAGTTTAAGATAGAGACATAGTTGTGTTTCAAAAAATCCCAGGCGAGGAGAGGCGAAGGCGAGCTACACCTCCGCGACTGCTCCTCGCCGACCCGCTAGCAGTGTCCGACTCACGCACgagacaaagacaaacagtTACACAAGGACACACGGTCAAGACTCCAAGGAACCGGACACATTCAAAGAAAACCTTAGTGAGGCGAGTAAAGAGTTTGGGTGACGTCGTGGTGCCGGAAAAACAGAAGTGGGTGTCCGTTTATCGGGAAGAGCATCCGGATGGGTGTGAGGTAGCGATGCTGATACTGTACCTCCAGGCGACAAACGTTCTGTCATGCTTCCGTCCAAGTCAAACTTTTGAGAATCTGGTACAGACACGCTGATAGTGATGCTCGCAGACCGCTTGCGCCGAATTCAAACCGGTCCCCATTTGGTGCTGAGCAAGTGCCGCACAAGGATGCTctccctttttatttttattttttcctacgACTGACGCTACTGGTTGCATCACGAGGCATCAGGCTAACCACTTTAACCCTTTAGAATTTACAAGCACCAAGAAAAGCGTCACAATCTTCGGGCGGGCGACGATGGGGGAGGGACACGGTTACATTCAAAACTTTGCAAGTACATTCCATTTGACTGAACGGGGTTAGCCTAGCTGCTAGCTGTGGCACAGGTGAGTCGTGGGAAGCTGCGGTAGAGAGGATGTCTTGAATAAACGCGATAGCTCGTTCAATTGAAGTTCAGTGTGAAAAGTGCCGACGGTTGTTGTGTCTCTTCCCCCATGTTGGCGCCGCTCGCAGCCGTCCGAGTGTAAACAATAACTGTTGCATTGGTGTTTAAGGTTTCTGTAGGCGGAAACACGTCTGTATCTGCGTTACATGAAAGACCTTTAGTCGGCGTGGAAATGATCTACATTTTTATCGATACATttggcattttgtttttgttcgttttttttttgttctccgAAGGTGCGACATAACATTGGCTTACAAACACTAGCACAACACTTTATACAGCAACATTCACGATATTTAGTGTATATCGCAGTAGGACAGACGATTTCTTACACGCTAGCTTTCACTACGAGTTGTTTTACTCCATATGTCGCTAACACCGTTCGAGCTAAAGGTTTGACGTGACATAAAACATCGATTAGTACAGGTCAAATTCGTAATATAGTGACAGGACGGCCAAAGCTAACGTAGCCAGTAGTAGTAGACGTTTAAGAGCTACACACCGCTACCAACAGAGCATGAGCGGTACAGCACAGTATTGaggaggtggtcataatgatacGGCTCACTGAACAGGAAgctatgtgttgtgtttgttacaTTATTTAGTGATCGTGATAGTGAAGTATTTCGACTGATTTTAGCCCGCTACCTTGAACTTATTTGTTCTGTTTCTTCTCAGAACATTTGGCAGAATAAACTGAAGTGCTTTCAACATGACAAATGTCCTTTCCACATCGCACTAAAGGTCTTTGATGTAAAAATGCATCCACATCGAAACTCGCGGCAACCAGTAGCATTAGCCGAAAAACCGAAGTGGCAGAGTTTGAGTTTCTGAAAAAGGGAGGAGAGCGGAGCGCTAACCTCCGTACAGTGCATAGATCAAATCAAGGAAGCACTACAATTACAAAAGAAATatgatttgttttcttcttcacgtCAGATTTGTAAACGTTTTCATTAGTCAGGTGATTACAAGTTCTTATATCCGTTTGTCCATTACACACGATAGTTTTGAACATCCACAAGTTTtcgcaaaaaaaacaaaaaaaaaaaaacaaaagcagggattttttttttttgtcgtaacCCCCCGGCTCTGACGACCACGAAACGTCGCCGGAAGTATTTTCTAGTTTTTCTTAGAAAACAAATAGaacaagaacacacacgcaGAGAAACACACCACGAGGACCAATGCGAACGCAAAGATAGCAAGGATTTGCTACAGAGCTCTCTCTGGCCCGCGGGCGAGAGGACGCCACGTCACTGACACAGACGGGAAAGCAGCAGCTTTAGTCGTTATTGTTGATCAGCAGTATCACAATTGTCTATCGTCGCCGTTTCAAGTCTTGGTACCTCCTCCTCGCCGGGACTCCCGCTGGCGTCCTGGGCTTCACGCAGTATCCTccggtgaggaaaaaaaaaaaaggtccttaTCGTTATTCCAAtggtaaaaatgtaaacatttgcgAGGTGGCCTTGCTCAGAGGTTCTCGGAGGCTGCGGGCTCGGTAAGGCTGGCCAGTCAGCGGTGCAGGGACTTCTGCGCCTCCTTTAGCAGAGTGTCAAAGTCCAGTGCATCGTACTTGCTCTTGACTGGACCCGGACCCGCTTCGtctgccagagagagagagagagacctgatcACTCAGGAGTCCTGGTTCGGACCAGCTGACGGGCGGAACGTTTCCCTTACCCAGGTCGATGTAGCGCTTCCTGGAGAGCCTCCGCTGGCTGGCCGGGAAAATATCACGGTCCCTCCAGTGCCGCTGAAGTTCTGACTGACGGATCTTTATCACGCCGCAGCGCTCCCTGCTGGCAGAAGACAGCATTAGCTTACGCACAGCAATAACGTGAGCTGCAGCTCCGCGCGACCGAGTCCTTCAATCTAACCGCCATCCTCAGTTCACTCCCCGCTCCAGCTTCAGGATATGACTCGCACAAGAACCTGACGCGTCTCTAGACAGCAAAACCAGTCGCAGTTCTCTAAGTCAGATGTGGTGACAACAATTGAGACTCCATTTTAGGTCTTAAGGTTTTGGGTTATTGCCGACAGAAAATTTGCCCgtaaatgaaaatatgtaaaaagaaaagaattggATGTGGACTCTGGCAAAATGCGCTGACTCAAACAAGAACAGTTCCCGACACGCCAGTCCAGTGCGTCCGATGCAGCGCTAGTGTGGAACTCACTCGTTGCAGAAGATGACCTTGCAGTCCTCCGCTTTGCCGAAAACCTGGAAGCGTTTCTTGAGCATGTTCTGGGTCATGCTGCTGGGCAGGTTGTGGATGTACAACAGCTGGCAGTCGTCCTGGCAACAGAgaaaccatggcaacagtgaggACATTATGGGATACAGATGGACACAGGAAGTGAAGTGTGGAGCAGCAAAGGGAGACACAGTGTCCCTTCTGGGGGTCTATTATTAGTATTTGCTGCAGTGTGTGCGCGTGTTTGAAGAAGATCTTCACCTCGTCCAGCATATCTTTGTTGCTCGGCTTGTCGTCGGAGCAGATCTCCGAGTGTTCGCTGAAAGAGAGGAACAATGAGTGAGCAGGGGAaaccaggtggcgctgcagagTCAGTCAAGCGCTCCTCACTGACCTGCAGTCCGTCTTGCTTGCTGGAGAGTCGGGGCACAGGTGCACTGGCGAGGGCGAGCGCGACCCGGAGGAGCGCTCCGCCTCTTCCTCCGAGGTGGGCGGCGTCGACTCCAACATCTGGAAGTCGGTCAACATCTCGTCGATCACAGtttgctcctcctccagctcggtCACATCGGGCGCCACCAGAGGGTCCGCGTTCTCCTCGCAGGTTTCTTCCACCAGGACCTGATCGACAGCCGGTTTGGGTTCGGGCGTGCCGGCTCGCTCCCTGCCACCCTGCGCCTTCAAGATGGCACCCAGGATGGCGGCGCTGCGTTTGCGGCTCTCGCCGAGGCTGAGCGCGCAGTAGTCGTGGTCGCCAAAGCTCCTGCGCGTCTCGCCATCGCCAGCTTGGCCCATCCGCCGCAGCTGCGCGTAGAGCTCCGTCTGCTCTGGAAGCTTCCGCTGGTGTTGCACGCGGCTCAGCCAGCTCCGGGACGCCGCATTAGGGGAGGAGAGAATCGAGTCGCCACCGCCGCCTCCTGAGCCACCGCCGCTTTTGCCGCCCTCTGCTGGCTTAAAGAGTTCATCCTCAACGGATTTGTGAGGAGGGGTGGTGGGAGGAGTCAGACCTGGAGAGatgagtcacatgatcacaacCAGGAAGCATGTCTGAGCTCAAACATTGTCACGTTATGATCAACGGTTTCCTGAAAGATTTGACCTGTGAAACCTCTGTACACAACtcattcttttcatcatttaGTTGAGACATTGCCAGCAAAAGTTGTAGTTTAATTTTACAGTAttctttactattttttttaaatagagccttttgacagaataattccaatgaaattaaaactttttttataaTCTCTTATTTGCAATTATACTTTACTTGATCTGAGCACTTTACGATAGAATCGTTTTGATGTGTTATTGTGAGTTACCGagaatgcttttattttcagttaaaaattaattaaaatgtaattattctTGGCGAAAAATTAAGCAAAGAAAAtctaatttaaaaatgaatcaaatatgCAACTAATTTATGATGGTCATTCAGAAAAGCATGACTCATCATTTATGAACACGACtcatatgtttttgtgtttattctcgattaaaaaaaatctagttttcAAAATCTAGAATTTCTTTATATCTCCTGAAGCGGTGGAACCGCTCATGAAGCGGAGACGTCAGCGTTACCTGCTGTGCCGCACAGATCCACTCCGAGCGTCTGCTCGAAGCCCTTGCTGCTGAACTGTGACTCACTGTGGGAGCAGAGACAGAGGTTAGACGTGGACGCTCACGCTAGCATGATCCAACAAGAGCGCGCGCCCTCCCCTCCAGACTGGAGCAGCAGAGTCCCGCTGAACGgctctgcagctgcttcttATCGCAGCAGCCATGTGCAGCTTCTGCTATTCTTCTGCTCTCTTCTATTTCTGGCTCCTTTCTCTTTCTGCCGCGGAAGAAAGAGGCGCTGCAGAGTGGATTTGGCTCCGGGCGGAACGCTCTACCTCCCGTTCGAGGAAACGTggaaatcaaataaatatgagaGAGCACTCCCAGTGACAGATTAGCGGCAGGACGGCGTTTGTTCACGAGCTGTCGCCGTGATTAGCGCCGGCTCTATTAATgactgctgcatttgtgatgatGGCTGCACACGTAACGCTACACCTGATCACaggcagcagatggaggaggacagcatCTCACCCTCTCAATCACACCTGGTTACCAGGGAAACGTTTGTGGAACCTGAAAGGCCTTTCATGCACATTAAGGCAAATTACTCAGAAAACATCAGACTGTCAACAAAGGTGGACTTGGAATGAGCAAATAAATCCAGGTGACGACCGATaagaagaaaatacatttacaccAAACACGCTGTCTCTCCTGAAACCTCCCGAGgttctcctccgagtctctcctggaggactgagCTCCTCTCTCTAAGTGAGTCCAGACATTGAACAGCCTTACATCTCTTACTGTATAGTGAAAGCAGCGCAAGGTTAAAGGTTGCTGGTTCCTGGTGACATCATCCCGTGATGATCACCTGAGGTTTTTTGAGGAGCAGCTATCATTCCTGCTTCAATCAGACTAGAAACTTTGGTGCGTACAATCAGAGACTCCCTCAGAAGTGGGTCAGCACTTGCAGAAACCCTCACACACGGAGCCTAGGCTCGCGAGGCAGGGAGGATCACAGAGCACTGAGGGATGCGCTGCTTAACTGGCTCATTTGACCTTTATTCTGCGCTGCACTTGAACTCTGCAGACATTtgcactccgctttcctcccacgaAAACATGCTAATTGACGACAGCGTGGATGACCgtcaccctgtgtagctgggatggaGTACACACCAGCGCCATTTCTCGATAAGCAGCAACGACTCAGTGCGAGTGCTCACCTGGTGGTTTTGGGGTTCAGCGGCAGACAGAGGCAGGAGCGCTTCTCTGCAGAAGGAAGACAGCGTTAGCTCGGATCAGAACCTTCTGACCCACGTGGCTGTTCTTCAATTACCATTGTGGCCGCAGGATTTCTCCATAGCACTCTCTTCACTTGTTAGCTTCTCCACTAACGTCTCCGTCGTGGTCCCGCCGCCAGCTTGGGTGGGAAAGACTTTTACCCCCAGGTGCCTCtcgtccccctcctccctcagctTCAACTCCAGTTCCCTCTGCCGCGATGGTCGTAGTCTCTTAGCGAAGCGGCTGGGGAACGAGGCCAGGCGTCGCGAGCGCCGGACTGAGAACGAGCCGCCGTCCTCGGGCATCTCCAAAAAAACCTCAGGAGAGTCGGCTCTTCTCTTGGGAGAACAGGAGTCTTTATGGAGCTCCGGTTTGGGTGAGCTGGGGGACAGGGTGGTGGTTGATTTAGTGGCAGAGGGAGTCAGTCTGCTGGGGCTGTGGGGGTGGGAGTAGGGGGGGCTGTGCAGTCTGTAAGGCTTGCTAACGTCGTaggagctgctctgctgcaggagctcGCAGAGAAGCGAGTCGGCCTTCTGCTCCCTCCGCCTGGCAAAAGGTAGTCTCCGCGGGGCGCTCGTCGTCCCGGAGCTCGTGCTGGGACCGCCCACCAGGACCACTCTGGTGTTGGAGGAAGTGGGCCGGGAAGTTTCAGGTCGCGCCCGGTGCCGTTGTATCTCGCGGTCCTTGCGCTCCCAGCCCTGCTGCTTGCGCATGGGGAGACAGTAGGTGTGCATGTAGGTGATCAGCTCCACCACCGAGTGCAGTTCCTTCTCCGAGCTGAACTGAGGTTTGGGGGGCTCGACCGGGGCCGCGGCCGCCTCCACCTCACTGCTGGAagactcttcttcttcctcctcgtcctcctcagacTCGctgtcctcatcctcttcctcctcctcatcttcctctgtcTCAGGGGTCCGGGTGTCCTCGGAGTCCCGGGCGGTTGTGAGGTGGCGGTGCAGCTCTGTACAGAGGCGACCGGCTGGACGGACCGCCCGAGGCTTCCGCTCCAAAGGGGGGTCCGACTAGAGGTGAGGGCAGACAGACGTCAGGTCAGAACACAAAGTCACCAATTGCAGAACCAGAAGAAGACCTCAGCGGCCTCGCAATCCCAGGTCGCTAGACTTCAACTTGGGCTACTCCTATGATTCTACCCCAAAGGTACACTCGGATGTTCTGGGGCCAAACTTCCGATGCACAAGCAAAACCCCCATATTTGATATCGTGAAGGAATGAATGAGTCCCACTCGGAAGTGAAAagacaatgtgatgtcatcatcaccCGACCCCGCCCACTTTCACACTGAACTTCGGACTGAGACGCGTGGTGAAGGGGACGTGCATCCAGGAGACTCTTAAGTCACCTGCAACGAGGTACTTTTGCTACAAATACACACTTTCTGAAGATGCTTTTATTCGTCGACCCATTAATATTTATTGGAAAATGGGGCGTCCAGAAGACGCACCGGCGTCTTCAGCTTCCCTTCCTGGAAACAAGGAGAGCGCGGCACTAAATCTTCCGAGTCTGAGCGATGATTCATTGTGCAGCTGCACCGAAATGTCTGCTTCCATATTACTCATAGAAGAGCCGATGATTCACTGTTGCCCTTCTGCCCTGTCAGTCAATACTCTCACCATCTGCCACGCCGAGGCCCGCCAGGGTGACAGATCCAGGCCCGGCTTATCCGCGCACCGCTGTCTGCGGTGCACCGTGTCCTCGCTGGTTAAGCCGGAGCACGAGGTGACGTGGAAGCTCTCAG includes these proteins:
- the ppargc1b gene encoding peroxisome proliferator-activated receptor gamma coactivator 1-beta isoform X2, which codes for MAACAPLLDEELSSFVFNYLTENSGSQYGEEEVCSDRLDFPDIDLSQLDPSDFDSDNCLSELQWCNDQSTGTSPTSIHYSTTDELFEIEEEHAALLAALTLDGMVDGEVGGLSVFPALEEEPKDEEEAGLALSPEDLSHSLGAHTEDLSLLRQLLLTPPNVPTGSDGHKDGFRTHRYNNRGSHLRPVRPLVKSDPPLERKPRAVRPAGRLCTELHRHLTTARDSEDTRTPETEEDEEEEEDEDSESEEDEEEEEESSSSEVEAAAAPVEPPKPQFSSEKELHSVVELITYMHTYCLPMRKQQGWERKDREIQRHRARPETSRPTSSNTRVVLVGGPSTSSGTTSAPRRLPFARRREQKADSLLCELLQQSSSYDVSKPYRLHSPPYSHPHSPSRLTPSATKSTTTLSPSSPKPELHKDSCSPKRRADSPEVFLEMPEDGGSFSVRRSRRLASFPSRFAKRLRPSRQRELELKLREEGDERHLGVKVFPTQAGGGTTTETLVEKLTSEESAMEKSCGHNEKRSCLCLPLNPKTTSESQFSSKGFEQTLGVDLCGTAGLTPPTTPPHKSVEDELFKPAEGGKSGGGSGGGGGDSILSSPNAASRSWLSRVQHQRKLPEQTELYAQLRRMGQAGDGETRRSFGDHDYCALSLGESRKRSAAILGAILKAQGGRERAGTPEPKPAVDQVLVEETCEENADPLVAPDVTELEEEQTVIDEMLTDFQMLESTPPTSEEEAERSSGSRSPSPVHLCPDSPASKTDCSEHSEICSDDKPSNKDMLDEDDCQLLYIHNLPSSMTQNMLKKRFQVFGKAEDCKVIFCNEERCGVIKIRQSELQRHWRDRDIFPASQRRLSRKRYIDLDEAGPGPVKSKYDALDFDTLLKEAQKSLHR
- the ppargc1b gene encoding peroxisome proliferator-activated receptor gamma coactivator 1-beta isoform X1 yields the protein MAACAPLLDEELSSFVFNYLTENSGSQYGEEEVCSDRLDFPDIDLSQLDPSDFDSDNCLSELQWCNDQSTGTSPTSIHYSTTDELFEIEEEHAALLAALTLDGMVDGEVGGLSVFPALEEEPKDEEEAGLALSPEDLSHSLGAHTEDLSLLRQLLLTPPNVPTGSDGHKDGFRTHRYNNRGSHLRPVRPLVKSDPPLERKPRAVRPAGRLCTELHRHLTTARDSEDTRTPETEEDEEEEEDEDSESEEDEEEEEESSSSEVEAAAAPVEPPKPQFSSEKELHSVVELITYMHTYCLPMRKQQGWERKDREIQRHRARPETSRPTSSNTRVVLVGGPSTSSGTTSAPRRLPFARRREQKADSLLCELLQQSSSYDVSKPYRLHSPPYSHPHSPSRLTPSATKSTTTLSPSSPKPELHKDSCSPKRRADSPEVFLEMPEDGGSFSVRRSRRLASFPSRFAKRLRPSRQRELELKLREEGDERHLGVKVFPTQAGGGTTTETLVEKLTSEESAMEKSCGHNEKRSCLCLPLNPKTTSESQFSSKGFEQTLGVDLCGTAGLTPPTTPPHKSVEDELFKPAEGGKSGGGSGGGGGDSILSSPNAASRSWLSRVQHQRKLPEQTELYAQLRRMGQAGDGETRRSFGDHDYCALSLGESRKRSAAILGAILKAQGGRERAGTPEPKPAVDQVLVEETCEENADPLVAPDVTELEEEQTVIDEMLTDFQMLESTPPTSEEEAERSSGSRSPSPVHLCPDSPASKTDCSEHSEICSDDKPSNKDMLDEDDCQLLYIHNLPSSMTQNMLKKRFQVFGKAEDCKVIFCNDRERCGVIKIRQSELQRHWRDRDIFPASQRRLSRKRYIDLDEAGPGPVKSKYDALDFDTLLKEAQKSLHR